A part of Prevotella melaninogenica genomic DNA contains:
- a CDS encoding AAA family ATPase — MITTGNKKRILDAIVANRKNYPSDAKHASVLGISPSVYNGLKKGQIEKALSDANWVSIARRLDVSLRERIEWKGAQTETFKYISLQMEACQERSLSVILCDLPNIGKTYTARWYVNEHRNAIYVDCSQVKTKRALVKKIAQEFGVGISGKYQETYEDLVYYLRSMERPLIVLDEAGDLQYDAFLELKALWNATEMCCGWYMMGADGLRSKINRMLEHQKVGYAEIFSRYGGKYSRVTPDHEEDRRQFLLEQARAVASVNAPSGTDIGQIVRKSGGGLRRVYTEIEKLKKGS; from the coding sequence ATGATTACAACAGGCAACAAAAAGCGGATTTTGGATGCTATAGTAGCCAACCGCAAGAATTATCCAAGTGATGCAAAGCACGCATCTGTATTAGGAATCTCTCCAAGCGTTTACAACGGCTTGAAGAAAGGACAAATTGAAAAAGCTTTAAGTGATGCAAATTGGGTGAGCATAGCTCGTCGCTTGGATGTTAGTCTTCGTGAGAGAATTGAGTGGAAAGGTGCACAGACGGAAACCTTCAAGTATATCAGTCTTCAGATGGAGGCTTGTCAAGAGCGCAGTCTGAGCGTAATATTGTGTGACCTTCCTAATATCGGCAAGACCTACACAGCAAGATGGTATGTCAACGAGCACCGCAATGCTATTTACGTAGATTGTTCTCAAGTAAAGACAAAACGTGCGCTGGTAAAGAAGATAGCACAAGAGTTTGGTGTCGGTATCAGTGGTAAATATCAAGAAACATACGAGGACCTTGTTTATTACCTACGCTCAATGGAACGTCCACTAATAGTACTTGACGAAGCTGGCGACTTGCAATATGATGCCTTTCTTGAATTGAAAGCCTTATGGAACGCAACGGAGATGTGCTGTGGTTGGTATATGATGGGTGCAGATGGCTTACGTTCCAAGATAAACAGAATGTTAGAGCATCAGAAAGTTGGTTATGCAGAGATATTCTCTCGCTATGGTGGAAAGTACAGCCGTGTTACTCCAGATCATGAAGAAGATCGTCGGCAGTTCCTACTTGAGCAGGCTCGTGCAGTAGCAAGTGTAAACGCTCCAAGTGGTACAGACATCGGCCAGATAGTTCGTAAGAGCGGAGGCGGTTTGCGACGAGTATATACAGAGATTGAGAAATTGAAGAAAGGTTCATAA
- a CDS encoding bifunctional adenosylcobinamide kinase/adenosylcobinamide-phosphate guanylyltransferase has product MVKRAYSPKEIAKKTYKTLPWSGRWAEAFGLPEENSTWFISGASAAGKSSFVMQLAHELTHYGQVLYMSYEEGVSQSFQERIKRFNMDKRQGWFRVVTTDTVEDLIARLKKRHSAKFIIVDSFQESGWEWTETKALLEAFPRKSFIFISQEAKGQPLGKPAIRLRYHAGVKVRVVGFRAFCQGRFNPDAGNSFVVWEEGVLRTSNKMYSDKQIETEVNNNTQEQ; this is encoded by the coding sequence ATGGTTAAGCGTGCATATAGTCCCAAAGAGATAGCTAAGAAGACCTACAAGACACTGCCCTGGAGTGGTAGATGGGCAGAAGCTTTTGGCTTGCCAGAGGAAAACTCAACATGGTTTATTAGTGGTGCCAGTGCTGCAGGCAAGAGTTCATTCGTTATGCAGCTGGCTCACGAGTTGACCCACTACGGACAAGTGCTATATATGAGTTATGAGGAAGGTGTCAGTCAGAGCTTCCAAGAACGTATCAAGCGTTTTAATATGGACAAGCGACAAGGCTGGTTTAGAGTAGTAACGACTGACACCGTAGAAGATCTTATAGCACGATTGAAGAAACGGCACAGTGCTAAGTTCATCATTGTAGACAGTTTCCAAGAAAGCGGTTGGGAATGGACTGAGACAAAAGCACTGCTTGAGGCTTTTCCAAGAAAGAGCTTTATCTTCATTAGTCAAGAAGCTAAAGGACAACCATTAGGTAAGCCAGCAATCAGGTTGCGCTACCATGCTGGAGTCAAAGTGAGAGTTGTAGGATTTAGAGCTTTTTGTCAAGGTCGATTCAACCCAGATGCTGGTAACAGCTTTGTCGTATGGGAAGAAGGAGTGCTTAGAACTTCCAACAAAATGTACTCAGATAAACAAATTGAGACAGAAGTAAATAATAATACACAAGAACAATGA
- a CDS encoding DUF4494 domain-containing protein, translating into MRTKTGDWYEVKMRYDKVYEDGRERKVTESYVVEALSFGEAEKAAMEFLGSYVSGDIQIVNINPMKFKEVVFNEEESCDRYYKATLQFITLDERTEKEKYTQVYYLVQASSFDNCKETIRSFMGSTMMDYQIVSVSETKIIDVIEHKL; encoded by the coding sequence ATGAGAACAAAAACAGGTGATTGGTACGAAGTCAAGATGCGCTATGACAAAGTGTATGAGGATGGACGTGAAAGGAAAGTGACCGAGAGTTATGTGGTCGAAGCTCTTTCATTCGGAGAGGCAGAGAAAGCTGCTATGGAATTCTTGGGTAGCTATGTGTCTGGGGATATTCAAATAGTAAACATCAATCCCATGAAATTTAAGGAAGTAGTCTTCAATGAAGAAGAGTCATGCGACCGATATTACAAGGCTACACTTCAGTTTATCACCCTTGACGAGAGAACAGAGAAAGAAAAATATACACAGGTTTACTATCTGGTACAGGCATCTTCTTTTGATAACTGTAAGGAGACTATCCGAAGTTTTATGGGTTCAACTATGATGGACTACCAGATAGTTTCAGTATCAGAAACTAAAATTATTGATGTGATAGAGCACAAGTTATAA